TAAGAACATTTTGTTTTCCATAATTACGTTTGATATTTCTTAATAGTGCTGTGAAGTAATAAACTTAAAACCAATATGCATGAACTCATTTTCTCTCATGTAGTTCATTGAGGACTTCAAACGGCTTATAAGGTTGGATGTGACTGATTGCATCAGCCGTGGCATTGACGCTACAGTTGCTCTTGGACGACAGGAGGCTGTTGCTTGCAGTGAGCCGATACTACAGCTTTTGCAAGAGACATTACCAATGGACCCAGCACGACGCAGGACACGACGTACGTGCTGAATTTAAAATCAAGTATAAAATTAATTTCAACTACATGTGCAGAATATCCtttttgtgctttattttttttcacttataGGATGAAAGCAGAAGTGACATCCAAGTGGCTTAAAGTACTTTTTTTCATGTTTAGATTATTACATATATTATAATAACTGGTGCCCTAAAAATATTTTCGATGTAATTGCCTCACAAATATAGAATTGGTGATATGACTTGTTCAGAAGCATATATAAAAACATTTTTAAATCCAATAAATTCGACTTTGCAGATATTTATGCAAATGTAAATGCTGCAAACTTGTATGCTATTCTGAGTGTCTTGCAGGATGACGTTATTTCAAAAATGTCTGCCAAATATTTTGCACGATTTTTGTGCTACGTTTTTTGGAGTGAATGTGGCCCTAGTTGCAAGACAAGCTCAAAGAGAACTTTCTTGTTAAAAACAGCCTGTGATAGCATTTATTGCAGTGACATAGGTTTCTGTAAAAGAAATGAACTAGTCAAGTGCAAAGTGTATGCTATCTAATGTTGTGTGGATTTCATGTCACTTGTCAAATACTTGTCAAATACTagaggaagccaacagccactgacCCCAGGAAAAGCATaggaaatgtttttattttttgcattggTTGTCAGTGTGAAATAGTAATATAATCATCGAGATAAATATTTAGAAACTAGAAGAAACAAATATGTGTCACCAGTAGGATCCGAAATGTGGGAAAGGCAAACTGTGTCATggcattgtttttctttttcgagtTGGTATTGCAGCTGGATGGTATATTTgatcatactttttttttcagaccttTCTCTCGCAGCCTTGAAGATAATAGCCCTGAATGTCAAAGAACCAAAAGCTTTTCATGATATGTTTGTGCAAGAAGGTGTAAGTACTGACAACTTTATATTTTTAGGATTACTTTCCAGTCGGGGAATTCCACTTGTGAATACAACTTAAGCATTCTTTTTTAGAGAAAATGGCACCAGTTGCATTTTTACTGCTTCGAATCCAACATCTCTGTTATCGATGCAAACAAAGATGATGCCTTTATTTTGGTTTTTAAGAGCAGTTCTTAAAGATGAATATGCATACATCCAAATAATGACCATTGTGTATTTATTTTGAAAGTATCAGATAAATCCTGTTATGGCGTATGATATCTTAATGGTATAAAATATTGCATTATGGATGATGCAAGCTTTAAAGTAGCCAGACACCTAGTACAAACTGCTGCATTTAGCCACCTAAATTGTAAGCTTGTTTCTTACTGCAGGGTCAAGATATGCCAATCACACCTTGTGTACTGTAGTCTCGAGAGTCCATTGAAGATGCAGACTACTTTTAACTCGTCGTGGAACGCAAGCGCCTGTTTTCTACGTGCAATGCAGAAGAAGGACTAATTGTGTTGCTTGGAGCCTACTGGCTGTTCAACCTGTGTTATTCCAGTGATGCATTTAACACGGTAGTTGTCTTGGAGCGCCTGTACCTAAAGATGAACGTGACAACACCCCGAACAGTTGTCACGAAGTTTTTAAACAAAGTTGTGAAAAAGCATTCAGTGGTAAATGCTGACTTCCAAGAAGCTTAATGCAAGGAACAGAAACCAAGTGCTAGTTTCTTTGGCATCATCTAAGAGGGTCAGCCAACTCAGCTGTTTGGTGTTAATAATTTTTTTGCGGGTGCTACAAGTGCCCTGTTTCAGTGGCACATTTTATAGCTGCTTTATAAACTCAGCGCTACATCTATTTCTGCACAGTGGCTGAGCAACTCGGTATAAAGCTTGAGAGACTATAGTATCCGCAAGCATGCTTTTGGAGTGCAGGCTTGGGATGTGTCATGTTTCTGTAGATATCAAATATTGTTCCATGTTGTTCTGTGAGAAACATTCTTCATATTCACCCATTTATACAATGCAGTAAGCAGGATGTTGCTGCAAGCCGACTTGGGAGTAAGGTGCGGAGGATGTCTGGATAATGGTCTTGCCTGTGGAATAAAAGTAGGTTGCATTTTCCACTCATATGGTTCTTTTATGTGTGCTTTTTTCATTTGTAACTAATTTCTTTGCAACACTACACAGTTCCATATACTGTGCCAGTTCCTAGCTTTTGCTTTGCGAAAGTCTTATGGAGTCGCTCGTTAAGCACAAATTTGGAATTGTCACAGGAACACACCTGCCGTATGGGAAACACCCTACCTTGAAGGGTGCAGGTTCAGCACCCCTAGCAAAAGGGTGTGGTCCCAGCACCCCAATTAGAAGGGTGCAGATGCAACACCCCAGCCAAAGGGGTGTTAATATACACATCCCTAGGGTGCTCCCCATGCGACAAGCCATTTACACCCTTAGGGGTGTAAATTTTTTTACTGTGGAGGGTGATGTCGCGCCCCACTGCATCGGCCACGTTTCGGCGCACTTCGTCCCAAACGCAAGGGTTGGTGAACGGATTTGCTGCAACTACCTCGCGCAAAAGGCATATATCTTCATCTACGCGAAACCTTTTCCTAGGTTTCCGGTTGGATACGCCAATGCGTACCGCGGAGACCGAGGCTACAGTGAAGAATACTATTCTAGTACTATTGTAGTTCactatagacaagcgtcaggccgtgacgtcaaagagatgcggcggcgctggcgtcagcagtgactttcgttgtgtaggcaaaaagcgggaccttccgcattaggtgcgccacgcttgcgtgtttttgggcacaattcacgacgtgccgacaaattgtggtgcggttggttcagccgcaatgcagaagaaaggaagcggcataagtttccacgagtttattgcagtcagataggcgcgaaagcgacgggcaggggctgaggagcaagacaagttcggcgacggatcggcttcgcggATAAATATTACAGCCGAGCTCGTGGGTTATTACGCCGAGCTCATTTCACCCCTTGGGTTATTACAttgcgtttctgcattcaaaCCTAATACGTTGGTTCGTGTCTCTGACTTCGCATCGTTGTTGTTCGGTCGCGTGAACTgtgcaaaaatcaagtaacgCATGTAACTCGCtctcattctgtcgtgctctcagcataagtttaggcgcgatattccgtgtgcttgggatCGTAAGTTGAACTCGGGGGGCCTTTTTCAGATGCTTATCACCCGGACAACGTCCCGAACATCACTTCGCGCAAAAGTAAAGACAAAAATTaagctgccgccagtcgccttAATTCGGCGTCCACACCGTGCCGCGCTGGAAGAAGCACCGGACTCGGGCAGTAGCACGCACGACGGTTTTTTTCTCTGTATTCgttttcgcgaatttcaacaagTGTGTCGTTTCAACGCCGGTCCAACGACGCTATAGGATCTCGACAATGTCGCGCAGAGTTATTTCCCAACTTAAttgaattttcacattgtaggtcgatcagaacctggcAAACACAGCAAATTTCGCGCCAAAAGCCACGCAatcaagcagaatgcgcacacattaataaattctaaaataagaagcaaaattttgtagcttagcagagtgagcataaatttcgtttggagctcgaggaaaacgttTATGAATGCgctcgtggagctctcggatcatatttgccttattcaaagcagctatatTGTTCATTAATTTCCAAGTTCTCCAGAGGGAAGCGGCTatgtgaaaataggaagcacattacaaggttcgtcgtgtaagaaagctgattcgcgtcgtgcatcgcgtcgtcctatcttgcactagcgatcggatatgctttatcggcccataagttgaCAACTTGTAGCAACATAGCATAGCAACATAGCTTAAGCTGAGAACTGTAGAcgattagttcctccccatacctcgcgccttcctacgacacagattgacacagcgcaacggaacgaggacgagaagaaacacgaaacacaggacgggcgctgactctcgaattgcaggtggtgacagctacCAGGTTGACCAGGGCTATGTTAGAATCGTGCATAGGtcattgacagaaaaaaaaagagcccaatgtaggagaaatacgTTCTAAGATGATTCTGGtgagggctagttggtgcatactttcagCGCCCACCCTGTGTTTCGAGTTTCTTCttctcgttccgttgcgctgtgacaatctgtgtcgtagaaagtatgcaccaactagcccacaccagaatcatCGCGCCTTCACCTGCCGTAGCACTGCGCTGTTACTTGCcgccaactaggagcggagaagcacccgatgcagcgctccgcctactaattccgtctggcgaacaggctgaaaaagtacagaactactctccgagcatcaacaaaaatTTTTCTAACCACAAGGgacgcgcacgctttgaaatattcgcatacacctgttggtttcgaaggcagcgtagcttggcgcagtgtaggcgcGCTGCGTCttgcctacaccccgcgtcgctgccgaccgcagcgccacctttgtttacaaacgtgCCGAGGCACATTCGCTGTCAGCTGCAGAACAGGCGGCTGCCATGTTGACTCTGCGCCCTACGGAtcggtctcaaaaaactgtctcaattttgagatcgtgacgtcaaaatgacgacaccgagtaatgccgaccgccgaatcggccaatgcggagcaaggttgcggtaagctccgccccgaaaccactattcgcacgacaaggtaccgtagactaatgttttgcagtaaagacgcagtgaataaaaacgagtaatgttttgttttgctaagaaactgtatttaaaacccaacagcaccaagcaaaagaagcagtgttttcatttttgcaataaagtttgctgttcagtcacttttcttGCCGccaaggtgtgctgtcagcggtacagCGTGGACATGTTAGTCTGAaagtgaacaaaaacgcaatgaagaaaacaagtaatgttttatttttgtagaaaactgtgttgcaatctcaacaacacaaGGGAAAATTAgaggcattctcagttttgcaattaaatttgctgcaggttaacttcttttGCCATGAGGGCGTGCTGGCAGTGGTgtcgcgtgaacatggcggcctgcaagaaaacagctgattccacggctagttcccgattttttgcgtgtcgtctaaaatcaaggcactTTGCGGACGTctgaagtgcgcagaaaaatgtgattgaaggcagtgaatgctacgggcctgcggagatcaacttacaaggagcgctgggcttgaaaatcgacgaagacaacataTTGTGGTAAGTGTGTATTTGCTTATTATCGATGACAACAATAGCCCAAAGATGCTCTTCGGTTGACGTGTGGGATGTGTAGTTCCGTATTTTGTTTGCTAAATACAAGACGACGGGGAAGTGTGACATATGGGGCGAAATAAAGTTGTATGGCTGCGTGATTGTCAGTTCATCGTGTGTAGGCGTGTAAGGAAGGAACGATCAAGGACGAGAAAAACGATTAGGCGCACTCTACCAACCGTCTTGCTCGTCCTTGCTGCTTCATAACCTTGTATAAGTTGTTCCAATAGAGCGCACGTCTATGCTTTGCTGTGTAAACCCAAGTTATATATAGCGCACGTCCGCGTGAAGCCAAGCTGTACATTCCCCATTATTCCCTATTTCATTCCCTGACCGATACCTAGTAATGCTGGCGGAATTGGCATGACATACCGTTATCATTTGAAACGGCTATCCACCATCATGACGACAGCACGCGTATCCAAAGAGCAACTCCTCATGTTGGTGGAGTTTATGGAGCAGCACCCGGCGCTCGCCCACGCTGCCTCACCCCTTTCCGGGGGCTACACGGCGGCTCGCAGGCGcgagctgtggcagcagcttgcggCCCTGCTGAACGCCGCGGGCCCCGCTGCCAAAAATGTGCTTCAATGGCGCCACACTTGGCAAGTGTGGTGCACCCGCTGCAAGAAGCAGGAGGCGCAGTTTTTGGCAGCGGGAAGGTGAGCGTGTCAACAACGGTCTGTCGAATGGTCCTTGAATATGTCTCTCCACATCCTGTCGCAGGGGCACTGGAGGCGGCAGGCTGCCGGGGCTGGCAGGCCGGGTGTGCAAGCTGCGGTCGACGGGCCTCGTTCAAGGCGTCGTCGCTCCGTTGTACTCTTCGTCCAGCCAGTTGTGTTGTAAGCCGCGGTGACGTTACTAATAATGAGGGGGTAATGATAGGGGAGGCTAATGAAGAATAATGAATGTCAACCTcggggccatgtactgtgagACATGCACACACAGAATGAACTTCGAGACACTCGTGCATGAACGTGGGGCGCTGTGCCTCTTGCAGAACCAGCCCCGTGTGTCCGTGGGGGAGATGCCAGGGACGAGCGGCCTGCAGCAGGCAGAGGCGCGCTCTCCATCTGGTAAGTGAAATTTTCGTCATTTGATATGTACACCTAACAACTTGTGCACATTGTTGACTTCgttgtggtttttcttttagttaggGAGGGATGCGAATGCTGAGCTAAGAAATGCAACCTCGAGTTATGTACCTTGTACTACGTTGCCCTCTTGGTACTGCTAtgtttcttcttgtgtctcaGTACCTAGTAACCGTGTGTTTTGCACCAATACACGCTCTGCTGAAACTGTCCACTAAGCAGTGCTGTCCTGTGGAATGAATTCACATAGATGGCACCCCCCCTGGAAGAAGaggagctggaggaggaggagagcgcACCTTGTGACACAGCCTGTGAGTTGGTGTTCCAATATCATGCTGCACATTATCCATTTCGCAAGCTACCTAACATTAATACCATTCGCAGGAGCAGACTATCAGTATCACTTTAGAATACCCacacaagtttggtttggtttatggggctttaacgtcccaaagcgactccagctatgacagacgctgtagtgaagggctccaggaatttggaccgcctggggttctttaatgtgcactgacatcgcacagtacaggggcctctagaatttcgcctccatcgaaattcgaccgccgcgtgtttcgggccagcagccgagcgccataaccactcagccaccgtggcggccaccCACAGAAGTGTCTCATATGCACCACTGGTACCTTGTGTAAGCTTTTTTCCTCTTACAGCGGAAACTGTGGTGTCTGCGATGGTTACACAAATGCGCACattgaaacaatgctgtttttgtcatacggctgattatgaatgcttttatgtactgctcccCAGTATGCATGTCAACAGCCCTCTGAGATATTGCACCAAACAGTCAGGTTATTGTACATCGTGCGCCACtatatgacaagtgtacattcagtcaCTTTCTCCTTTTGACAGCTACACAGGAGCAGCGAGATGTGGTGGCGGGGCgtctgtgccagcagcagcggagcacgcGGGCGGAGGAGGTCCACCAGCTGCTGACAGAGACGCGGCGGACCAACGACCTCCACGAAGCCCGTAGTGCTGAGGACGCCACATTTCATGTGCGCCTCCTAGAGGTATGTGCACACAACACCCACCACATTTAGTGAAGGAGAAGCATCTGCATGCAACATGTATCTACATTCACAGTTCGAAACCAATGCCTGACCTTTAGAGACATTTCAGTAGTTCATATTTATGTGAAACGAGCCCTACATGTCTGTGAAGTGTGCAAATGAAGCTCCTTTTATGTGCAGGAACAGAGGCAAACAACAAGAGCAGTGCGCAGCCTGACGGCGGCAGTGACACAATTGACTGCCGCCGTCACAGAAACCGGGGCCCACATGGTGCGCACTGCAGATGTGGCAAGGGCCGACACGGGGCGCGTCACCGAGCAAGTGGTACTTGCGGTGGCCCTGATTGTACGTGTTTTGAACAATCAGGTACAGCCACCGCAGTAACATGTTCGGTGgggctttttttcttccttttttacctgttttttctgttttttttgcgttctgcaaggtgcagaacatttttttatttccctgccgggtgcaggcgttatgtatacaatcattttctttctgcaaggtgcacaacatttttttatttccctgctgggtgcaggcgttatgtatacaatcattttctttctgcaaggtgcacaatatttttttatttccctgccgggtgcaggcgttatgtatacaATCATTTTGTTTCTGCAAGGTGCACAacatgttttatttccctgccgggtgcaggcgttatgtatacaatcgttttctttctgcaaggtgcacaatatttttttatttccctgccgggtgcaggcgttatgtatacaATCATTTTGTTTCTGCAAGGTGCACaacgtttttttatttccctaccgggtgcaggcgttatgtatacaatcattttctttctgcaaggtgcacaatatttttttatttccctgccgggtgcaggaGTTATGTATACAATCATTTTCTTTTTGCAAGGGgcacaacatttttttatttccctgccgggtgcaggcgttatgtatacattcattttctttctgcaaggtgcacaatatttttttatttccctgccgggtgcaggcgttatgtatatatttattttccttctgcaaggtgcaggacatttttttatttccctgccaggtgcatggGGCTTgtgtatgaatgtttttttttccttttgtacttTTTAACTTGTGTGCAGTGTACAGGCTGTGCAGTATTCGTTGTCCACTTTGGTTTCGTGTTTCAATGTGGAagcattgctagtcccattacgagaaaacctAATGGCATGTATgagcactcgcagatggtacagaaaatcccagtcatGTCAGGATAAATTTGCCGTCATCACGTGATCGCATGGCGCACACGGCAAGCCGAGGGCCGCCTTTCCCGACGGTCATATACATGACATTCGCATTATACACCCCCCCCTGACTGAGTTCAATATGGCGCAACTTTTTCGTGCTACATTTGTGTCAAAATTGCAACTAACCATTTCTCGTGcagtgttccaggtggtgtcatacgcacgtgctttcacattcctgcacATAACCAGTCTGAAGTGTGTGTGCAAATTTTTTGCGATGGTACCTTGCAACATTGTGCAAGACACACACAAGGTGTGTGATATGTACTGTTTACTTTGATTTCGTTTTTAGATGTTACCTTTTTACGTTCTGCAAGACACACAAGGTATGCTATATCTAGTCAGTGTTTGGTTTTTCATATGTTCATTAATCTTCCTCCTTTGCACATTCACGGTTGTGTACTTTAACGACACGTTGTGACACACGTGCTTATAGGAACAATGTTgtagagggctccgggttaatttacacctcggggttcttgaacgtgtctACACATTGCGTAGCGCACGCACACTGTTTGTCCGTCGCAATGTGACCGCCATGGCTGACAGTTAACCTGCTCCACATCGGTTGCAGAATACTTCAAACAAACAGTGGGGTGCCACGACGGGGCTTACCATGACTTGTTCCAAAATATTGGAaggtatatataggaactgtagagctaccatagtcctctataaagtcagcattaaaattccaataaggaaggacgtcaggcaaggagacacgatctcgccaatgctatccaccgcctgtttataggaggtattccgaggcatgaaatgTGAGCatttgggaataagagtaaatggagagtacctaaataatctgcgattcgctgatgacattgccttgccatgtcactcaggtgatgaacgagttaggcagagcagaacggtgggtctaaaaattaacatccagcAAGCCAAGGTAATGttctacagtctagcaagggaacagcagttcacaatttgcaATGACAGCTGATCGTGAGATGGAAAAAAACTAgatggataagaatggggtggagcaaaTATGGCCggtcctctcagatcatgaatggcagtttaccaatatcccttgggcagggcatgtaattggaaggc
The Amblyomma americanum isolate KBUSLIRL-KWMA chromosome 3, ASM5285725v1, whole genome shotgun sequence genome window above contains:
- the LOC144123756 gene encoding uncharacterized protein LOC144123756; protein product: MAPPLEEEELEEEESAPCDTASTQEQRDVVAGRLCQQQRSTRAEEVHQLLTETRRTNDLHEARSAEDATFHVRLLEEQRQTTRAVRSLTAAVTQLTAAVTETGAHMVRTADVARADTGRVTEQVVLAVALIVRVLNNQVQPPQ